A section of the Microbacterium forte genome encodes:
- the tuf gene encoding elongation factor Tu: MAKAKFERTKPHVNIGTIGHVDHGKTTLSAAISKVLADKFPSDTNVQRDFASIDSAPEERQRGITINISHIEYETPKRHYAHVDAPGHADYVKNMITGAAQMDGAILVVAATDGPMAQTREHVLLAKQVGVPYLLVALNKSDMVDDEEILELVELEVSELLASQGFAEDAPVVRVSALKALEGDEKWVQSILDLMEAVDENVPDPVRDKDKPFLMPVEDVFTITGRGTVVTGRAERGTLAINSEVEIVGLRPTVKTTVTGIEMFHKQLDEAWAGENCGLLLRGTKREDVERGQVIVKPGSVTPHTDFAGTAYILSKDEGGRHNPFYTNYRPQFYFRTTDVTGVITLPEGTEMVMPGDTTDVTVELIQPIAMEEGLGFAIREGGRTVGAGTVTKIIK, encoded by the coding sequence GTGGCTAAGGCCAAGTTCGAGCGGACCAAGCCGCACGTCAACATCGGAACCATCGGTCACGTTGACCACGGCAAGACCACGCTCTCCGCAGCGATCTCGAAGGTGCTTGCTGACAAGTTCCCGTCTGACACCAACGTGCAGCGCGACTTCGCTTCCATCGACTCGGCGCCGGAAGAGCGCCAGCGTGGAATCACCATCAACATCTCGCACATCGAGTACGAGACCCCGAAGCGCCACTACGCGCACGTTGACGCCCCCGGCCACGCCGACTACGTCAAGAACATGATCACCGGTGCTGCTCAGATGGACGGCGCGATCCTCGTGGTCGCCGCCACCGACGGCCCGATGGCTCAGACGCGTGAGCACGTGCTGCTCGCCAAGCAGGTCGGCGTGCCGTACCTGCTCGTCGCGCTGAACAAGTCCGACATGGTCGACGACGAGGAGATCCTGGAGCTCGTCGAGCTCGAGGTCTCCGAGCTGCTCGCTTCGCAGGGCTTCGCCGAGGACGCTCCTGTCGTCCGCGTCTCCGCTCTCAAGGCCCTCGAGGGCGACGAGAAGTGGGTTCAGTCGATCCTCGACCTCATGGAGGCCGTGGACGAGAACGTTCCGGACCCCGTGCGCGACAAGGACAAGCCGTTCCTGATGCCCGTCGAGGACGTCTTCACGATCACCGGTCGTGGAACCGTCGTCACCGGCCGCGCCGAGCGTGGCACGCTGGCCATCAACTCCGAGGTCGAGATCGTCGGACTCCGTCCGACCGTCAAGACCACGGTCACGGGTATCGAGATGTTCCACAAGCAGCTCGACGAGGCATGGGCCGGCGAGAACTGTGGTCTCCTGCTCCGTGGCACGAAGCGTGAGGACGTCGAGCGCGGTCAGGTCATCGTCAAGCCGGGTTCGGTCACGCCGCACACCGACTTCGCCGGTACCGCGTACATCCTGTCGAAGGATGAGGGTGGGCGTCACAACCCGTTCTACACGAACTACCGCCCGCAGTTCTACTTCCGCACCACCGACGTCACCGGCGTCATCACGCTGCCCGAGGGCACCGAGATGGTCATGCCCGGCGACACCACCGACGTGACGGTCGAGCTGATCCAGCCGATCGCCATGGAAGAGGGCCTCGGCTTCGCCATCCGTGAGGGTGGACGCACCGTCGGCGCCGGTACGGTCACGAAGATCATCAAGTAA
- a CDS encoding glycosyltransferase, whose amino-acid sequence MSIIIPMYNDEEWIAAAVESCMRQTLSAIEIICVDDASTDRSREIVERYQAVDPRIRLVSFDRNRSAFQARRAGIMAATAPYVLFLDGDDELAPDAAEKATAEAQKTSADLVGFGVEVVTPDGRSGGGFEKRLQPYHELVENDAILPSLFPVGVPARGQIWRYLFHVGLLRVAYAQLSPDLELYRANDLPIAYLAIAGAQRYVSLPAKLYRYNFGRGISGHRVEEASQFEFYLRAIDSIDSIAPAVREQARKRIDPDPLMDSYASARLSVIGNLLNYLINNTAEGVRADCLGLLRERVSEEDVVLAATGFCPGALALLAQSSDRIELGSRPIRSVLLTTKSLTTGGVSGVLLTQARVLLDAGYDVTIAARRPGSSADAVPYGAKFVEIGEGSLLAQVTQWGEICRRESIDLVIDHQILYSRDWPAYALIARSLGAATIGWVHNFAARPVYDLNDLTSLMTDHLGALAQLITLSPLDVAFWKLRGIRHVAYLPNPPSPMILEAPIENIVKTAPQGRPVRLLWWGRLEQHTKQVRQLLLVAAELRKLGVAFEMKIIGPGWAETEPHMLEAEARKLGLEEVSVPGPLYGEHLLSAIDAADIFVNTSVIEGYPLTILEAQARGLPVVMYDMPWLALAADNGGIVSVPQATPAAFAREVVAIVESPDRYDELSHESLAVAKRKRDFDFGQTYRQLVEGELPAAFSPEPTIDDAQRLIDLLIFFTERNAGLRAKKTAAVAAARKATAEAAATKKAAAVAAKAAARKAARIAAKAAEKSATRQAGERTQSATPTAARISRQSTSPSPSAQASTRAKTAPPVQPDPLLVGMIRPLGRVVLKVMPGLRPTAHKFNKMVRER is encoded by the coding sequence GTGTCGATCATCATCCCCATGTACAACGACGAGGAATGGATCGCCGCGGCAGTCGAAAGCTGCATGCGTCAGACGCTGAGTGCGATCGAGATCATCTGTGTAGACGATGCTTCCACGGACCGCAGCCGAGAGATCGTCGAGCGTTACCAGGCCGTCGACCCGCGCATCCGCCTCGTTTCCTTCGACCGCAATCGCTCGGCCTTCCAGGCTCGACGAGCGGGCATCATGGCCGCGACGGCTCCGTATGTGCTGTTCCTCGACGGTGACGACGAGCTCGCTCCGGATGCCGCTGAGAAGGCCACGGCTGAGGCGCAGAAGACGAGTGCGGATCTCGTCGGCTTCGGTGTCGAGGTCGTGACTCCAGACGGGCGAAGCGGCGGGGGCTTCGAGAAGCGGCTGCAGCCATACCACGAGCTCGTCGAGAACGATGCCATCCTTCCGAGTCTCTTCCCCGTCGGAGTGCCCGCGCGCGGGCAGATCTGGCGCTACCTCTTTCACGTCGGGCTGCTCCGTGTCGCCTATGCGCAGCTCTCACCCGACCTCGAGCTCTACCGAGCCAATGATCTGCCCATCGCATATCTTGCGATCGCGGGGGCGCAGCGGTACGTCTCACTGCCGGCGAAGCTGTACCGCTACAACTTCGGCCGAGGAATCAGCGGACACCGCGTCGAGGAGGCTTCGCAGTTCGAGTTCTACCTGCGCGCGATCGACTCGATCGACAGCATCGCGCCGGCGGTGCGCGAGCAGGCACGCAAGCGGATCGACCCGGATCCCCTCATGGACAGCTATGCGTCCGCCAGGTTGTCGGTGATCGGCAACCTGCTCAACTACCTGATCAACAACACAGCGGAGGGCGTTCGGGCCGACTGCCTCGGGCTGCTGCGCGAGCGCGTCTCCGAAGAGGATGTGGTTCTGGCGGCGACGGGGTTCTGCCCCGGGGCGCTCGCGCTCCTGGCGCAGAGCAGCGACCGGATCGAGCTCGGCAGCCGCCCGATCCGCAGCGTACTGCTGACGACGAAGTCGCTCACGACAGGCGGGGTGTCCGGCGTTCTCCTGACGCAGGCCAGAGTTCTCCTGGACGCAGGATACGACGTCACGATCGCAGCGCGACGGCCGGGCAGCTCGGCGGACGCAGTCCCGTACGGCGCGAAGTTCGTCGAGATCGGCGAGGGGAGCCTCCTCGCACAGGTCACTCAATGGGGCGAGATCTGTCGTCGGGAGTCCATCGATCTCGTGATCGACCATCAGATCCTCTACAGCAGGGATTGGCCTGCGTACGCGCTCATCGCGCGTTCACTGGGGGCTGCGACCATCGGATGGGTCCACAACTTCGCTGCCAGGCCGGTCTACGACCTCAACGACCTCACCTCGCTGATGACCGATCATCTCGGCGCGCTCGCTCAGCTCATCACCCTCTCACCGCTCGACGTCGCATTCTGGAAGCTTCGTGGCATTCGACATGTGGCGTATCTCCCGAATCCGCCGTCTCCGATGATCCTGGAGGCGCCGATCGAGAACATCGTCAAGACGGCGCCTCAGGGACGCCCGGTGAGACTCCTCTGGTGGGGGCGTCTCGAACAGCACACGAAGCAGGTCCGCCAACTTCTGCTCGTGGCGGCAGAACTCCGGAAGCTCGGCGTCGCCTTCGAGATGAAGATCATCGGGCCGGGGTGGGCGGAGACGGAACCGCACATGCTCGAGGCAGAGGCCCGCAAGCTCGGGCTGGAGGAGGTGTCGGTCCCGGGACCGTTGTACGGCGAGCATCTGCTCTCCGCCATCGATGCCGCGGATATCTTCGTCAACACCAGCGTCATCGAGGGATATCCCCTGACGATTCTCGAGGCTCAGGCGCGCGGCCTTCCCGTGGTCATGTACGACATGCCCTGGCTGGCTCTCGCTGCCGACAACGGGGGGATCGTGAGCGTTCCTCAGGCCACCCCGGCGGCGTTCGCACGTGAGGTCGTCGCGATCGTCGAGAGTCCCGATCGCTACGACGAGCTCTCCCATGAATCCCTGGCCGTGGCCAAGAGGAAGCGCGACTTCGATTTCGGTCAGACGTACCGTCAGCTCGTCGAAGGAGAGCTGCCTGCTGCCTTCTCACCTGAGCCCACGATCGACGATGCACAACGCCTGATCGATCTGCTCATCTTCTTCACCGAGCGCAACGCCGGTCTCAGGGCGAAGAAGACGGCGGCAGTCGCGGCCGCGAGGAAGGCCACCGCAGAAGCGGCGGCGACCAAGAAGGCGGCCGCAGTCGCAGCCAAGGCGGCTGCGAGGAAAGCAGCGAGGATCGCCGCCAAGGCCGCGGAGAAGAGCGCGACGAGACAGGCGGGGGAGCGGACTCAGAGTGCGACACCGACTGCGGCGAGGATCTCACGGCAGTCGACGAGTCCGTCGCCGTCCGCTCAGGCGTCGACGCGAGCGAAGACCGCCCCTCCGGTACAACCGGATCCGCTGCTCGTCGGCATGATCCGGCCGCTCGGGCGCGTGGTCCTGAAGGTCATGCCGGGCTTGCGGCCGACGGCGCACAAGTTCAACAAGATGGTTCGAGAACGCTGA
- a CDS encoding ATP-grasp fold amidoligase family protein translates to MGDFLKGWAVDDDAPSVPVVVEVFAESRRLGSVVADRERRDLATEEGRSPSIGFRFVLPASLLTGDEEQFTVRAVVATEGQATATRTLATTRLAFATPAGKPWVLASDDIPSVEGDVDDELRSILACASAGEIDEAIGMARAKFRLNRDLFGVDTGLVEAVSRHTGVKTFEQLMTDRRHEWFESGNHSFWQSRLEKKDAMHAFARENLVEIPRQIAHFSDPEELLQLDLPQRYVAKPDGLASAKGVFAVSRGVNVFTGKPISPDRIVANWQKLASETDRVDMYIVEEFVADRFAPEANVIPLDYKFYVFRGIAGFLEVFDRNYPGPSRRPYSVTWRPLPHPLELGRTLGNAMREPDNLSEMISVAERLGSEVGAFCRVDLFNTPRGPVLGEITILPANGKNRTAYANVITQQAYIVFEDQELWSTDA, encoded by the coding sequence GTGGGCGACTTCCTCAAAGGCTGGGCCGTCGATGACGACGCTCCGAGCGTCCCGGTGGTCGTCGAGGTATTCGCGGAGTCCCGGCGGCTAGGCTCAGTCGTAGCGGACAGAGAGAGAAGAGATCTGGCGACCGAGGAGGGGCGCAGCCCTTCGATCGGGTTTCGATTCGTGCTGCCTGCCTCGCTGCTCACCGGTGATGAGGAGCAGTTCACCGTGCGAGCCGTGGTGGCGACTGAGGGACAGGCGACGGCCACTCGCACTCTCGCGACGACCCGGTTGGCGTTCGCGACACCGGCGGGCAAGCCGTGGGTTCTGGCATCGGATGACATTCCCAGCGTGGAGGGTGATGTCGACGACGAACTCCGGAGCATTCTCGCGTGTGCGAGTGCCGGCGAGATCGACGAAGCGATCGGAATGGCGCGCGCGAAGTTTCGGTTGAACCGTGACCTGTTCGGCGTGGATACCGGACTGGTCGAAGCCGTGTCGCGCCACACCGGCGTGAAGACATTCGAGCAGCTGATGACCGACCGGCGCCATGAGTGGTTCGAAAGCGGCAACCATTCCTTCTGGCAGAGTCGGCTGGAGAAGAAGGACGCGATGCACGCGTTCGCACGTGAGAACCTCGTGGAGATTCCACGACAGATCGCACATTTCTCGGACCCGGAGGAGCTGCTGCAGCTCGACCTTCCGCAGCGCTACGTGGCCAAGCCGGACGGTCTGGCATCGGCGAAGGGAGTCTTCGCCGTATCCCGCGGTGTCAACGTGTTCACCGGCAAGCCCATCTCACCGGATCGCATCGTGGCGAACTGGCAGAAGCTCGCGAGCGAGACGGACCGGGTCGATATGTACATCGTCGAGGAGTTCGTCGCGGACCGTTTCGCTCCGGAAGCGAACGTCATACCCCTTGACTACAAGTTCTACGTGTTCCGCGGCATCGCCGGGTTCCTCGAAGTGTTCGACCGCAACTACCCCGGACCATCCAGACGGCCCTACTCGGTCACGTGGCGCCCTCTGCCGCACCCGCTGGAGTTGGGCCGGACCCTGGGCAACGCGATGCGCGAGCCCGACAATCTGAGCGAAATGATCAGCGTCGCGGAGCGGCTGGGCAGTGAGGTGGGAGCGTTCTGTCGCGTCGATCTCTTCAACACACCGAGAGGCCCGGTCCTCGGGGAGATCACCATCTTGCCGGCGAACGGAAAGAACCGAACCGCCTATGCGAATGTGATCACCCAGCAGGCGTACATCGTGTTCGAGGACCAGGAGCTCTGGTCCACCGACGCGTGA
- a CDS encoding acyltransferase: MVLTVGDRSKIHQRVSFSHSDDRPITIGDGANFYRGTEMLGPVTIGNNVFINRDAYIRPNTSIGDGVRIGPFVRLISDTHEVGPPSRRAGKSRFDPIVIGAGTWIGASVTVLGGVTIGEGCIIAAGAMVTKDVPDNTLYGGVPARFIRDLPVDDRSGESARTASTEPTDTSS; the protein is encoded by the coding sequence ATGGTGTTGACCGTCGGCGACCGATCCAAGATCCATCAGCGCGTCTCTTTCTCCCACAGCGACGATCGCCCGATCACGATCGGCGACGGGGCGAACTTCTACCGAGGCACCGAAATGCTCGGCCCGGTCACGATCGGGAACAACGTCTTCATCAACAGAGACGCGTACATCCGCCCCAACACGTCCATCGGCGACGGGGTGCGGATCGGCCCCTTCGTTCGCCTCATCTCGGACACTCACGAAGTGGGCCCGCCTTCCCGCCGCGCGGGCAAGTCCCGATTCGATCCGATCGTGATCGGCGCAGGAACATGGATCGGGGCATCGGTGACGGTATTGGGCGGCGTCACGATCGGCGAGGGATGCATCATCGCCGCCGGCGCGATGGTGACCAAGGACGTTCCGGACAACACCCTCTACGGCGGGGTCCCCGCTCGGTTCATCCGCGATCTGCCGGTCGACGATCGATCAGGAGAGTCCGCCCGCACTGCCTCGACGGAACCGACCGACACATCGTCGTAG
- a CDS encoding glycosyltransferase, whose protein sequence is MESTPLVSIVIPVYNDAEVIAGAVESCLRQTLQAVEVIVVDDGSSDGTAEIVEQYAMRDTRVRVIRQGQNLSAYQARRIGILEARAAHLLFLDGDDELAEVAAERSLTRAVATGADLVQFGIDVVRNDGATGGGFEARLQPTQDGLTGTDVLRGLFPVDQPAQGQLWRFLFRTRVLADAYALMPDDLVIPRVNDLPITFLAAALATKYASMPDRLYRYHFGRGGSGQKVADLGWAKFYAGAIDAINTIAPAVDRISARSDESDFIVDTYQAARSSIIGYTTYYLAEHTAEHLLDATFQHLLTRAPARDIVKGTARFWPAALDTAARHLGVRHLGERAVRNVLLTTNIVRTGGVSGVLLSQARFLVQAGYSVTIAAREPGSDAAMVPPGVEFVEVDGPDLASKLDQWAELCRTREVDVVIEHHWLYTRTWPAFALAASAEGAATIGWAHNFAGRSLLLGLNSLDFQARHVSALSHLIVLSPLDVAFWKLRGMPRVSYLPNPPSPLLLESSAVAEPKHAPERRPIELIWWGRLEQRTKRVAELVLVAAELDRLGVDFRMRIVGPDWSGMSAEKLMALASEHGVADRVHAVGPLHGDELIAAIDSSDLFVNTSVIEGYPLTIPEAQSRGLPVAMYELPWLAVAEDNAGIVTSGQGDAAGLAMRIAEIAATPTMYDSLSRASIEAGRRELTYDFASLYEQLVNGELPASHSPSPTTDDIRRLVDLVVLFTEQNAKVRNAAAKRSAPSRRGRPAAGRRATPARSRTWRLVARVTPAAHVVLDMAPWLRPTAARVKHALLSR, encoded by the coding sequence ATGGAATCCACGCCACTCGTATCGATCGTCATCCCCGTCTACAACGACGCCGAGGTGATCGCCGGAGCTGTCGAGAGCTGTCTTCGCCAGACTCTGCAGGCGGTCGAGGTCATCGTCGTCGACGACGGATCCAGCGATGGGACCGCTGAGATCGTCGAGCAGTACGCGATGCGAGACACGCGCGTCCGGGTCATCCGGCAGGGGCAGAACCTGTCTGCGTACCAGGCGCGGAGAATCGGCATCCTCGAGGCACGGGCCGCGCATCTGCTCTTCCTCGACGGAGACGACGAGTTGGCCGAGGTCGCTGCGGAGCGGTCCCTGACGAGGGCCGTCGCGACCGGTGCTGACCTCGTGCAGTTCGGCATCGACGTCGTGAGGAACGACGGCGCGACCGGCGGCGGCTTCGAAGCACGACTGCAGCCCACGCAGGACGGACTCACCGGGACGGACGTTCTTCGGGGCCTCTTCCCGGTCGACCAACCCGCTCAGGGACAGCTCTGGCGCTTCCTCTTCCGTACACGGGTCCTCGCCGACGCGTACGCGCTGATGCCGGACGACCTCGTGATCCCGCGTGTGAACGACCTGCCCATCACCTTCCTCGCCGCGGCGCTGGCCACGAAGTACGCTTCGATGCCGGACCGCCTGTATCGCTATCATTTCGGCCGAGGGGGCAGCGGGCAGAAGGTGGCGGACCTCGGCTGGGCGAAGTTCTATGCAGGAGCGATCGACGCGATCAACACCATCGCGCCCGCCGTCGATCGGATCTCCGCGCGGAGCGACGAATCCGATTTCATCGTCGACACCTACCAGGCCGCTCGGTCATCGATCATCGGCTACACGACCTACTACCTCGCCGAGCACACGGCCGAGCATCTGCTCGATGCCACGTTCCAGCATCTTCTGACCCGTGCGCCCGCGCGCGATATCGTCAAGGGAACCGCGCGGTTCTGGCCAGCAGCCCTCGACACGGCGGCCCGTCACCTCGGTGTCAGGCACCTGGGCGAACGAGCTGTCCGCAACGTGCTGCTCACCACCAACATCGTGCGAACCGGCGGCGTGTCGGGGGTTCTGCTCTCGCAGGCGAGGTTCCTCGTCCAGGCGGGCTATTCGGTGACCATCGCGGCGCGAGAGCCCGGGAGCGATGCAGCGATGGTTCCGCCCGGAGTCGAATTCGTCGAGGTCGACGGCCCTGATCTCGCTTCGAAGCTCGATCAGTGGGCGGAGCTGTGCCGCACCCGCGAGGTCGATGTCGTGATCGAACACCATTGGCTCTACACGCGGACGTGGCCGGCGTTCGCCCTCGCGGCGAGTGCCGAGGGAGCGGCGACCATCGGCTGGGCCCACAACTTCGCGGGCCGGTCACTTCTCCTCGGTCTCAACAGCCTGGACTTCCAGGCTCGCCATGTGTCTGCGCTCTCACACCTGATCGTGCTGTCTCCGCTCGATGTCGCGTTCTGGAAGCTGCGCGGCATGCCCAGAGTCTCTTACCTGCCGAACCCGCCTTCCCCGCTGCTGCTCGAGTCATCGGCGGTCGCGGAGCCCAAGCATGCCCCGGAGCGGCGTCCGATCGAGCTCATCTGGTGGGGCAGACTCGAGCAGCGCACGAAGCGTGTGGCAGAACTGGTCCTGGTCGCGGCAGAGCTCGACCGTCTCGGCGTCGACTTCCGGATGCGCATCGTCGGCCCGGATTGGAGCGGAATGAGCGCTGAGAAGCTGATGGCCCTCGCGTCCGAGCACGGTGTCGCCGACCGCGTGCACGCGGTCGGCCCCCTCCACGGCGACGAATTGATCGCTGCCATCGATTCCAGCGATCTCTTCGTGAACACCAGTGTCATCGAGGGATACCCGCTCACGATTCCCGAAGCCCAGTCACGGGGCCTGCCCGTCGCGATGTACGAGTTGCCGTGGCTCGCCGTCGCCGAGGACAATGCCGGTATCGTCACGTCCGGTCAGGGCGATGCCGCAGGTCTGGCGATGAGGATCGCCGAGATCGCTGCGACGCCCACGATGTACGACAGTCTCTCACGGGCCTCTATCGAGGCCGGTCGCCGCGAGCTCACGTACGACTTCGCTTCTCTCTACGAGCAGCTGGTGAATGGTGAGCTCCCAGCCTCACATTCGCCCTCCCCCACCACGGACGACATCCGTCGGCTCGTCGACCTGGTGGTGCTGTTCACCGAGCAGAACGCCAAGGTCCGCAACGCGGCGGCGAAAAGATCCGCGCCGTCGAGGCGGGGCCGCCCGGCCGCGGGACGCCGGGCGACTCCTGCTCGTTCGCGCACCTGGCGTCTCGTCGCGCGCGTGACGCCGGCTGCCCATGTGGTGCTCGACATGGCCCCGTGGTTGCGTCCCACGGCAGCGCGGGTGAAGCATGCGCTCTTGAGCCGCTGA
- a CDS encoding VanZ family protein gives MTQIQVGPPPPRSHARLWISTLLLIVYSAFVLLVTMWPQPEQLEFDSIAGRVVRALHNLGVPERFDYNELEFAANIGMFVPLGFLLGLALARKAWWVAIFLLPAFSGAIEFTQGIALDERVSTVLDVLANTIGGYTGVLLAMILRAMIHARDRTMIERELWERRAAAAELQRQNAARAVARATQTSQPVPAWAEEPVPVTRVLDADFWETGDAPTVRIPV, from the coding sequence ATGACACAGATCCAGGTGGGACCCCCGCCGCCGCGAAGCCACGCGCGGCTGTGGATCTCGACGCTGCTGCTGATCGTGTACTCCGCGTTCGTGCTGCTGGTCACGATGTGGCCGCAGCCTGAGCAGCTCGAGTTCGACAGCATCGCGGGGCGTGTGGTCCGTGCGCTGCACAACCTCGGCGTGCCCGAGCGATTCGACTACAACGAACTCGAGTTCGCCGCCAACATCGGCATGTTCGTGCCGCTCGGCTTCCTGCTCGGTCTCGCACTCGCACGCAAAGCGTGGTGGGTCGCGATCTTCCTGCTGCCCGCCTTCTCGGGCGCGATCGAGTTCACGCAGGGCATCGCGCTCGACGAGCGCGTATCGACCGTGCTCGACGTGCTGGCGAACACGATCGGCGGATACACGGGCGTGCTGCTCGCGATGATCCTCAGGGCGATGATTCACGCCAGAGATCGCACCATGATCGAGCGCGAGCTGTGGGAGCGTCGTGCAGCCGCCGCCGAACTGCAGCGGCAGAACGCCGCTCGTGCTGTGGCTCGCGCGACGCAGACGTCGCAGCCGGTGCCGGCGTGGGCCGAGGAGCCCGTTCCGGTGACTCGTGTGCTGGACGCGGACTTCTGGGAGACGGGTGACGCGCCTACGGTGCGGATTCCTGTGTAG
- a CDS encoding polysaccharide pyruvyl transferase family protein, with protein sequence MSANRPQDLFFHLAGQDDNLGDSALRLAYLNAARGEGRRLHIYFGAATPDYTSGFALGRRDRIYTHRPTWLAAGDAARRGVHFLNAGEINPPPGLFPNIHRTRELRRTVDAGGVFIAAGFGIKDPSSIEQVEFDDVLRNAAIVSWRDTPSRDAAGFGDVAPDWAYSLGTPTSQWAPADERPLLAVTLRFDRPWPGSRWIASVRDLASRTSTRIVTLAQVSRDAPRAVRLAEELGGEYLMPPSMDHATLDAHARGAFKMSRFVVSDRAHGLIIAASEGAYPIGSGADPQKIHRLLATAGLGELVGRYDQIDEFSARLDEHLPLLAPSIDTARDELAALTKRIHDVIDAD encoded by the coding sequence ATGAGCGCCAACAGACCCCAGGATCTCTTCTTCCACCTGGCGGGGCAGGACGACAACCTCGGCGACTCGGCCCTCCGGCTCGCTTATCTCAACGCCGCTCGCGGCGAAGGTCGGCGCCTGCACATCTACTTCGGTGCAGCCACCCCCGACTACACCTCCGGCTTCGCGCTCGGCAGGCGCGACCGCATCTACACGCACCGGCCGACCTGGCTGGCCGCCGGTGATGCCGCGCGTCGGGGAGTTCACTTCCTCAACGCGGGAGAGATCAATCCGCCGCCAGGACTGTTCCCGAACATCCACCGCACCCGCGAGCTGCGCCGCACCGTCGACGCCGGCGGCGTGTTCATCGCGGCCGGTTTCGGGATCAAGGACCCCTCGTCGATCGAGCAAGTGGAGTTCGACGATGTTCTTCGCAACGCGGCGATCGTCTCCTGGCGCGATACCCCTTCTCGTGACGCCGCAGGATTCGGCGACGTCGCACCCGATTGGGCGTATTCCCTCGGAACGCCGACGAGCCAATGGGCGCCGGCGGATGAGCGTCCTCTGCTCGCGGTGACGCTCCGATTCGATCGTCCGTGGCCGGGGTCGCGATGGATCGCATCCGTCCGCGATCTGGCTTCGCGCACGTCGACGCGGATCGTCACTCTCGCTCAGGTCTCGCGCGACGCACCTCGGGCGGTCCGTCTCGCCGAGGAACTCGGCGGCGAGTACCTGATGCCTCCCAGCATGGACCATGCCACTCTCGACGCGCATGCACGCGGCGCGTTCAAGATGTCCCGATTCGTGGTCAGCGATCGAGCGCACGGCCTCATCATCGCGGCATCCGAGGGAGCATATCCCATCGGCTCGGGCGCCGACCCGCAGAAGATCCATCGCCTCCTGGCCACCGCCGGTCTCGGCGAGCTCGTCGGGCGCTACGACCAGATCGATGAGTTCTCCGCACGGCTCGACGAGCACCTCCCTCTGCTCGCGCCGTCGATCGACACCGCGCGCGATGAGTTGGCAGCGCTGACCAAGCGAATCCACGACGTCATCGACGCCGACTGA